The Vulgatibacter sp. genomic interval CGCCGCGGTGATCTCCTTGCCGTCCTCTTCCGCCGCCCGGAGGATGGACTCCACGTCCCAGGCCGGATCGACGACAGCCACCTCGCGGGCACCGGCGGCGCCGACGAGATAGATGAAGTTCGCCATCGGTCCGAGCTCGAGCTGCTTGACGTAGCGTTCCATCCCCGCCTCCCCGCTCATGTCGAAGATCCGGACGAAGCGGCATCCTGTTGCCGCCGCCGACGCAGCGCAACCCCGCCGAGCGCGAGGAGCGCGAGGCCGGAGCCCCCTTCTGCAGCGCCGCAGCCACAGCGCCCTTCCGGTTCGATGGGACGGGCGATCGGGGGCGGTTCCTCCGCGGGGCCCTGCGGGAGCTCGGGCTGCGGAGCCGCAGGGGCGGTGGGCTGCTGCTCGACACCGGGGCCGGTGCGCCCCAGCCAGATCGCCACCTCGAGATCGCTGGCGCGCTCCGGCATCACCTCGGCTGCAGGCGCCTCCGGCTGCGGCGTGCCACCGGCACCTCCGGCAGGCGGCGCCGCCTCCTGCTGCCCCCCAGCACCGGGGACGACGCCGCGCTCCTGCTGCTGCGTCCCTGGCGCGACACCCTGCTCCTGCACGCCCTCCTCCTGCCCGGTGGCCTCGCCGCGCAGCGCCGGCACGAGGTGGGCCGGCGGCAGCGCCAGCCCCACCCGCCTCCCGGCGCCGGTGAGCAGGTAGATCCGCTCCCCCGCCGCGTCGCCGGGGCTCGCCGGCTCGAGGAAGAGCACGCCCCACGCCCCAGGCAGGGGCGCCCCTGGCTGCAGGCGGTAGCGACCCTGCTCCTGCGCGATCCGGTAGCTGCCGTCCGGCTCGAAGCGGACCTCCACGCCGTCCTCGGTGCGCCAGCTCCCCACCAGGAGCTGCTGCGCCGCGGCCCAGGCGCGGAGCCGATCCTCCAGCTGCGCCGGCAGCCGGTAGAGCCGGACGAGCTCCGGCTCCTCGCCGGGCCTGCTCCGGATCAGCTCGAGCTCGTTGGGGGTGCCCGCCCTGAAC includes:
- a CDS encoding MYXO-CTERM sorting domain-containing protein, producing the protein MRCLVFLASFLLAIGAASAQTAGSAAPLSGVWVPGELLRALQAETPQEIPCYLVIESQPTLEVLEECGGGRSRWTGAVLEAERAGRLEVHAGEQRRLVFRAGTPNELELIRSRPGEEPELVRLYRLPAQLEDRLRAWAAAQQLLVGSWRTEDGVEVRFEPDGSYRIAQEQGRYRLQPGAPLPGAWGVLFLEPASPGDAAGERIYLLTGAGRRVGLALPPAHLVPALRGEATGQEEGVQEQGVAPGTQQQERGVVPGAGGQQEAAPPAGGAGGTPQPEAPAAEVMPERASDLEVAIWLGRTGPGVEQQPTAPAAPQPELPQGPAEEPPPIARPIEPEGRCGCGAAEGGSGLALLALGGVALRRRRQQDAASSGSST